Proteins from a genomic interval of Pantoea deleyi:
- a CDS encoding Lrp/AsnC family transcriptional regulator, which yields MNGLMKLDRIDINILVQLQKDGRISNVNLADAVGLSPSPCLQRVKRLEQAGFITGYEAHINLTRITDSVTVFTEVTLSGHRREDFMKFESAMRDVDELMECHLITGGYDYLLRFITRSIEHYQEVIEKLLDAQIGIDKYFSYIVIKSPIMKSSVPLRSLIGKHNSVEFGV from the coding sequence ATGAACGGCTTAATGAAACTCGACCGCATTGACATCAACATTCTGGTGCAGCTTCAGAAAGATGGCCGTATCAGCAACGTTAACCTCGCCGATGCCGTAGGCCTCTCGCCCAGCCCCTGCCTGCAGCGGGTCAAACGTCTGGAGCAGGCCGGATTTATCACCGGCTATGAAGCGCACATCAATCTCACCCGCATTACTGATTCGGTGACGGTCTTTACCGAAGTCACCCTGTCAGGCCATCGCCGCGAAGACTTCATGAAGTTTGAAAGTGCGATGCGCGACGTGGATGAGCTGATGGAGTGTCATCTCATCACCGGCGGCTACGACTACCTGCTGCGCTTCATTACCCGCAGTATTGAACATTACCAGGAAGTCATTGAGAAGCTGCTCGATGCTCAGATCGGCATTGATAAGTACTTCAGTTATATCGTGATCAAATCCCCGATTATGAAAAGCAGCGTGCCGCTGCGATCGCTGATCGGCAAACATAACTCCGTCGAATTCGGCGTATAA
- a CDS encoding GNAT family N-acetyltransferase: MDSLQIADQQWQRDAFTISTCRQRLDLAWIHHQLAEKSYWAKGQPEEKTRRAIAGSLPFGLYDQTSQIGFARLITDYTRFGWLCDVMIDENWRGHGLGSWLATCVREHPELQTVHRWMLSTQDAHQVYQRLGWRVVQHPGMLMEFPPS, encoded by the coding sequence ATGGACTCATTACAGATTGCTGACCAGCAGTGGCAGCGCGATGCGTTCACCATTTCGACCTGCCGTCAGCGGCTCGACCTGGCATGGATTCACCACCAGCTGGCGGAGAAATCGTACTGGGCCAAAGGCCAGCCGGAGGAGAAAACCCGCAGGGCGATAGCCGGTTCGCTGCCATTTGGCCTCTATGACCAGACGTCACAGATTGGCTTTGCCCGGCTGATCACCGACTACACCCGCTTTGGCTGGCTGTGCGATGTGATGATTGACGAAAACTGGCGCGGTCACGGGCTGGGCAGCTGGCTGGCGACCTGCGTCCGTGAACATCCGGAGCTGCAAACGGTGCACCGCTGGATGCTCTCAACCCAGGATGCTCATCAGGTCTATCAGCGGCTCGGCTGGCGCGTGGTGCAGCATCCCGGAATGCTGATGGAGTTTCCCCCTTCCTGA
- a CDS encoding hydantoinase/oxoprolinase family protein, with protein MRYRVGVDIGGSFTDFAVLDQQTHQIHTLKVLSRPDKPGSEIVTGLTQFQQRQGIDPAEIGYFTHGTTVGINAVIQRRGVRLALFTTEGFCDVLELARLKIPHIHDLFSRRAAPLITRDRVFAIRERSDAHGNVLQPVDRQSVLNAIDQARAAGCQGIVVSLLHSYRNRQNEAAVKAIIDEVAPELLTSCSADIWPIIREYERTITATINAYVQPMVIHYLESFEQALTRLGVRPPPRITKSNGGVMGVEQAKRECVQMVLSGTASGVIGASYLASACGFDKILSLDIGGTSADVAVIIDGNVAQGNGEIIGDFPIFIPSVAVTSVGQGGGSLAWIDGQGVLQMGPDSAGSLPGPVCFRRGGTQPTATDAFAACGMMGHGALGYDAVTVDVDAACQAFQPLAEALNISVQETAETAIQLAISSMYSDTSGLLSRFGLDPREFWFLAFGGAGPMMGCFLARELNMKGVIVPPTPGVLSALGGLVADIRNDFIRTLYGDLTPALADTLASEAAALQQRACNWLEQEHGSEMPYDLQFSADMRYRGQSFEIDVPLEAEWLAQADFTALHDAFDRQHHQRFGHCDPQAPVQLITLRLVIVSPTPKPVMRPLPVATDAVPVLKQTRAWIDGGWHQVDLVLRAALRAGHELCGPVIIAQDDCTTCVPPGMGVRVDSFGNLLITASEA; from the coding sequence ATGCGATACCGCGTTGGCGTGGATATTGGTGGATCCTTTACCGATTTCGCCGTGCTTGATCAACAGACCCACCAGATCCACACCCTGAAAGTCCTGTCGCGGCCGGATAAGCCCGGTAGCGAGATCGTGACCGGGCTGACGCAGTTTCAGCAGCGCCAGGGCATTGACCCAGCGGAGATTGGCTACTTCACCCACGGCACCACGGTCGGGATCAACGCGGTTATTCAGCGGCGCGGCGTGCGCCTGGCGCTGTTTACCACCGAAGGCTTCTGCGACGTGCTGGAGCTGGCCCGGCTGAAAATCCCCCATATCCATGACCTTTTCTCGCGGCGAGCGGCACCGCTGATTACCCGCGATCGGGTGTTTGCTATCCGCGAACGCAGTGACGCACACGGCAATGTGCTGCAACCGGTGGATCGTCAGAGCGTGCTCAACGCTATCGACCAGGCGCGCGCCGCGGGCTGTCAGGGCATTGTGGTCTCGCTGCTGCACAGCTATCGCAACCGGCAGAACGAGGCGGCAGTGAAAGCGATCATCGATGAGGTCGCGCCTGAACTGCTGACCTCCTGCTCTGCGGACATCTGGCCGATCATCCGCGAATATGAACGCACCATCACCGCCACCATTAATGCCTACGTTCAGCCGATGGTGATCCACTACCTGGAATCCTTCGAACAGGCGCTGACACGGCTGGGCGTCAGGCCGCCGCCGCGCATCACGAAATCTAACGGGGGCGTCATGGGCGTGGAACAGGCGAAGCGTGAATGCGTGCAGATGGTGCTCTCCGGAACGGCGTCCGGAGTGATTGGCGCCAGCTATCTCGCCAGCGCCTGCGGTTTTGATAAAATCCTCAGCCTGGACATTGGCGGCACCAGCGCCGATGTGGCCGTGATTATCGATGGCAACGTGGCGCAGGGTAACGGTGAGATCATCGGTGACTTCCCGATATTTATTCCCTCCGTCGCCGTGACCTCAGTGGGTCAGGGCGGCGGCTCGCTGGCCTGGATCGACGGGCAGGGCGTCCTGCAGATGGGGCCCGACAGTGCAGGGTCGCTGCCCGGTCCGGTCTGCTTCCGGCGCGGCGGCACGCAGCCCACGGCCACCGATGCCTTCGCTGCCTGCGGCATGATGGGCCACGGCGCGCTGGGATACGACGCGGTGACGGTCGATGTTGATGCCGCCTGTCAGGCCTTTCAGCCCCTGGCTGAGGCGCTCAACATTTCGGTGCAGGAAACGGCAGAAACCGCCATTCAGCTGGCGATCTCCAGCATGTACAGCGACACCAGCGGCCTGCTGTCGCGCTTTGGCCTTGATCCGCGTGAATTCTGGTTTCTCGCCTTTGGCGGCGCAGGGCCGATGATGGGCTGCTTTCTGGCCCGCGAACTCAATATGAAAGGGGTGATTGTGCCGCCGACGCCGGGCGTCCTCTCCGCGCTGGGGGGGCTGGTGGCGGACATCCGCAACGACTTTATCCGCACGCTTTACGGCGATCTGACGCCCGCGCTGGCCGATACCCTGGCCAGTGAAGCCGCGGCACTGCAGCAGAGGGCCTGCAACTGGCTGGAGCAGGAGCACGGCAGCGAGATGCCCTATGACCTGCAGTTCAGCGCCGACATGCGCTATCGCGGCCAGTCGTTTGAAATCGACGTGCCGCTGGAGGCGGAGTGGCTGGCTCAGGCGGATTTCACCGCCCTGCACGACGCCTTTGATCGTCAGCATCATCAACGCTTTGGTCACTGCGACCCGCAGGCACCCGTGCAGCTGATCACTCTGCGGCTGGTGATCGTCTCGCCCACGCCTAAACCCGTGATGCGCCCGTTGCCCGTGGCGACGGACGCGGTGCCGGTGCTGAAGCAGACCCGGGCGTGGATAGACGGCGGCTGGCATCAGGTCGATCTGGTGCTGCGCGCGGCGCTGCGTGCGGGGCATGAGCTCTGTGGTCCGGTGATTATCGCTCAGGACGACTGCACCACCTGCGTACCGCCGGGGATGGGCGTCAGGGTCGATTCATTCGGTAACCTGCTGATTACGGCGAGCGAGGCATAA
- a CDS encoding hydantoinase B/oxoprolinase family protein produces MAIDGRNLQILANYCAAAADAMAFTLMRTAHSTFVKETEDFSCQIVSRSGLAFASPRSFGAPWYSGIDYAPVLALIEEYAEGDICITNDAYAGNVATHSPDIHIWKPVFHQGDIVCFVVGHIHNTDVGGAVPASLSRSLTDIVQEGIRIPPLKIMRQGQLNEEVASIMRLNVRVPEQNWGDFKAQLASVNVGERKIHDIIARFGIEDFLQGIEGILDYAEAQARAIISTIPDGDYFYADYADEDGEGGYPCRIAVTLRVEGDQLTLDYTGSDPQLASSLNMPTGGRERHPLALVGVTYVLSTLDRSLLLNAGTLRPTRAILPPGTVMNCEAPAAVGMRSLTCALSQIATLGVFSLAMPERLPANSPGGNSIMNIRTQIHDRSVVASLGPVGGGAGGTPRHDGPDGSGGLSAFLKNTPIEINEAEVPVRFHRYGLAQDSAGAGQFRGGLATEMAFEIFSPGTTITARNRNRSVFASAGVVGGRSGALSTFCTRRNGEILHHGNTDVIHCQPGDVVEVRGPGAGGYGLPSQRDVEAVMQDVRCGYLSIAAARTQYGVVVTDNRVDDDATARLRAEMPQQATRHFEHGDARQRYEALWTPARYALLTTFLASAPVSWRHFLKTQVFRRVEESGETAEMAQIFSDLRQRYPAITNN; encoded by the coding sequence ATGGCGATTGATGGTCGTAACTTACAAATCCTGGCGAACTACTGCGCCGCCGCGGCCGATGCGATGGCCTTTACCCTGATGCGCACCGCGCACTCCACCTTCGTAAAAGAGACGGAAGATTTCTCCTGCCAGATTGTCAGCCGAAGCGGGCTGGCCTTTGCCTCACCGCGCAGCTTTGGCGCACCCTGGTACAGCGGCATCGACTACGCGCCGGTGCTGGCGCTGATTGAGGAGTATGCCGAGGGCGACATCTGTATCACGAACGATGCCTACGCCGGTAACGTGGCCACGCACTCGCCCGACATCCATATCTGGAAACCGGTGTTCCATCAGGGCGACATTGTCTGCTTTGTTGTGGGTCACATCCATAACACCGACGTGGGCGGCGCGGTGCCGGCTTCTCTGTCGCGCTCGCTGACCGATATCGTGCAGGAGGGGATCCGCATCCCGCCGCTGAAGATCATGCGGCAGGGTCAGCTCAATGAAGAGGTTGCCAGCATTATGCGGCTCAACGTCCGGGTGCCGGAGCAGAACTGGGGCGATTTCAAAGCGCAGCTGGCGTCGGTGAACGTAGGGGAGCGTAAAATCCATGACATCATTGCCCGCTTTGGCATTGAGGACTTTCTGCAGGGCATTGAAGGTATTCTCGATTATGCCGAAGCGCAGGCACGCGCCATCATCAGCACCATCCCCGATGGCGACTATTTCTATGCCGACTACGCCGATGAAGATGGAGAGGGCGGCTATCCCTGTCGCATCGCCGTTACGCTCCGGGTCGAGGGCGACCAGCTGACGCTGGACTACACCGGCAGCGATCCGCAGCTGGCCTCGTCGCTGAACATGCCGACCGGCGGGCGGGAGCGGCATCCGCTGGCGCTGGTGGGCGTGACCTATGTGCTCTCAACTTTGGACCGCTCGCTGCTGCTCAACGCGGGCACGCTGCGGCCAACCCGGGCCATTCTGCCGCCTGGTACGGTAATGAACTGCGAGGCACCGGCGGCGGTCGGGATGCGATCGCTGACCTGCGCGCTGTCGCAGATTGCGACCCTCGGCGTCTTCTCGCTGGCGATGCCGGAACGCCTGCCGGCGAACTCGCCCGGCGGCAACTCCATCATGAATATCCGCACGCAGATCCATGACCGCAGCGTCGTCGCCTCGCTGGGGCCGGTAGGCGGCGGAGCGGGCGGTACGCCGCGTCATGACGGCCCCGATGGTTCCGGCGGGCTTTCCGCCTTCCTGAAAAACACCCCGATCGAGATTAACGAGGCGGAAGTGCCGGTTCGTTTTCATCGTTACGGGCTGGCGCAGGACAGTGCCGGAGCGGGCCAGTTCCGGGGCGGCTTAGCGACTGAAATGGCTTTTGAGATCTTCTCGCCCGGTACTACCATTACGGCGCGCAACCGTAACCGGTCGGTGTTTGCCTCGGCGGGCGTGGTGGGCGGACGCAGCGGCGCGCTGTCAACCTTTTGCACCCGGCGCAACGGCGAGATCCTTCATCACGGCAACACGGATGTGATCCACTGCCAGCCGGGCGATGTGGTTGAAGTACGCGGCCCCGGCGCGGGCGGATATGGCCTGCCGTCGCAGCGCGATGTGGAGGCCGTGATGCAGGATGTGCGCTGCGGCTATCTCAGTATCGCAGCGGCCAGGACGCAGTATGGCGTGGTGGTGACAGATAACCGCGTGGATGATGACGCCACAGCGCGCCTGCGTGCCGAAATGCCGCAGCAGGCAACCCGCCATTTTGAGCACGGGGACGCACGGCAGCGCTATGAGGCTCTCTGGACGCCAGCGCGTTATGCACTGCTGACGACTTTTCTGGCGAGCGCGCCGGTCAGCTGGCGTCACTTCCTGAAAACCCAGGTATTCCGCAGGGTTGAGGAATCAGGCGAAACGGCGGAGATGGCGCAGATATTTAGTGATTTGCGTCAGCGATATCCGGCTATCACGAACAATTAA